From Aurantimicrobium sp. INA4, one genomic window encodes:
- the dnaN gene encoding DNA polymerase III subunit beta, whose translation MKFQVNRDVLSEAVSFAVKMLPARTTLPILSGVLIEATSEGLVFSSFDYEVSTQTKVAATVETPGRVLVSGRLLAEIANRLPNAPVTFESVESRIQVSCGSANFTLLSMPVEEYPTIPQVEGETGVLPAEEFSSAVAQVAVAASRDDVTPVITGVQLEITGNSLSLVATDRYRVAIRDIPWESTGTVSELTALVPARTMQEIGKTFGHSGNISISITNKDDRELIAFTADNKTVTSLLIKGNFPPVKRLFPEKVENYAVVNTADLIEATRRVKLVVEREAALRFTFANNSLTLEAIGGEQAQASETIDAVISGPEVVVSLKPDFLLDGLGAVHSEFTRIGFTSVENPAKPGPVLITSQTSKDTPSEDAYRYLLQPNLLLR comes from the coding sequence GTGAAGTTTCAAGTAAACAGAGATGTGCTCAGTGAAGCAGTTTCTTTTGCCGTCAAAATGCTCCCAGCGCGCACAACTTTGCCGATTCTCTCGGGAGTGCTTATTGAAGCGACCTCTGAGGGTCTCGTTTTCTCTTCTTTCGATTACGAAGTTTCAACCCAAACCAAAGTAGCTGCAACAGTTGAAACACCAGGACGCGTTTTGGTTTCAGGGCGTTTGTTAGCAGAAATTGCTAACCGTCTACCCAATGCTCCAGTTACTTTTGAAAGCGTTGAGTCGCGTATTCAAGTGAGCTGCGGATCAGCAAACTTCACTCTTCTTTCTATGCCTGTAGAGGAATACCCCACCATTCCCCAGGTTGAGGGAGAAACAGGTGTCCTTCCGGCGGAAGAATTCTCTTCTGCTGTCGCACAGGTTGCTGTAGCTGCATCACGTGATGATGTCACTCCAGTGATTACCGGTGTACAGCTAGAAATCACCGGAAATTCCTTGAGTTTGGTTGCTACAGACCGTTACCGCGTCGCAATCCGGGACATTCCTTGGGAATCCACGGGAACAGTTTCTGAACTTACTGCTCTAGTCCCTGCTCGTACCATGCAAGAAATCGGTAAAACCTTTGGTCACAGCGGAAATATTTCCATTTCAATCACCAACAAAGATGATCGTGAATTGATTGCTTTCACAGCCGATAACAAGACTGTTACCTCGCTGCTGATTAAAGGAAACTTCCCGCCCGTGAAACGTTTGTTCCCCGAAAAGGTTGAAAACTACGCAGTAGTAAACACTGCAGATCTCATTGAAGCAACCCGCCGCGTCAAATTGGTTGTTGAGCGTGAAGCTGCGTTGCGATTTACTTTTGCAAACAACTCATTGACACTAGAAGCCATTGGTGGAGAACAAGCTCAGGCTTCTGAAACTATCGATGCTGTTATTTCAGGGCCAGAAGTTGTTGTTTCACTTAAGCCAGACTTCCTCCTTGATGGATTGGGTGCTGTTCACTCAGAATTTACGCGCATTGGCTTCACCTCTGTTGAGAACCCTGCAAAGCCTGGTCCTGTGTTGATTACAAGCCAAACTTCTAAAGACACTCCTTCCGAAGACGCATACCGCTACTTACTGCAGCCAAACCTGCTTCTTCGCTAA
- the recF gene encoding DNA replication/repair protein RecF encodes MHVSSLSLRDFRNYATADIEPSVGSVVLVGSNGQGKTNIVEAINFLATLGSHRTSIDSALIRQGSDAAIVRVNLAHDGRTILLEAQLNRNGANKAQVNRANAKLRDFPRYISTVIFAPEDLMLIRGEPSGRRKFMDDLIIQRTPRSAGVVSDYDRVLKQRNTLLKTAKVKDVEAGNLGTLDIWDERLVSLGTEIMSERRRLLADLSSPLTEAYHAIAGAEHEVSLEIKPSITGADSAEEYFAAFTKSLETGRIQEIERGITLVGPHRDDVEFTLNGLPAKGYASHGETWSYALSLKLAAARLLRSESVLGDPILILDDVFAELDSARRQRLAEAVADFEQTFITAAVAEDVPEALMTQVFHVQRGTIQAHTGDLA; translated from the coding sequence ATGCACGTAAGCTCACTCAGTCTTCGAGACTTTAGAAATTACGCCACTGCAGATATTGAACCATCGGTTGGTTCTGTTGTCCTTGTCGGATCTAACGGCCAAGGCAAAACAAATATCGTCGAAGCGATCAATTTTTTAGCAACCCTGGGTTCTCACCGAACAAGTATCGATTCTGCGCTGATTCGCCAAGGATCAGATGCCGCCATCGTGCGAGTAAACCTCGCACACGATGGCCGCACGATCCTTCTCGAAGCTCAATTGAATCGAAATGGCGCAAATAAAGCCCAGGTGAACAGGGCAAATGCTAAATTGCGTGATTTTCCGCGATACATTTCCACGGTCATTTTTGCTCCGGAAGATTTGATGTTAATTCGTGGCGAACCATCCGGGCGCCGCAAGTTCATGGATGACTTGATTATTCAGCGAACGCCGCGATCAGCTGGTGTTGTTTCCGACTACGACCGAGTACTCAAACAGCGCAATACCTTACTGAAAACAGCCAAGGTCAAAGATGTTGAGGCTGGAAACTTAGGAACTCTCGATATTTGGGATGAACGACTGGTTTCTCTAGGAACTGAAATCATGAGCGAGCGTCGCCGGCTACTTGCTGATCTTTCATCACCACTGACCGAGGCTTATCACGCTATTGCCGGCGCAGAGCATGAGGTTTCACTGGAAATTAAGCCCTCCATTACAGGAGCAGACAGCGCAGAAGAGTATTTCGCTGCGTTTACCAAGAGTCTGGAAACCGGCCGCATTCAAGAAATTGAACGTGGAATAACCCTGGTTGGTCCACACCGTGATGATGTGGAATTCACCCTCAACGGATTACCGGCAAAAGGCTATGCCAGTCATGGAGAAACCTGGTCTTATGCACTCTCCTTGAAACTAGCCGCAGCGCGGCTGCTTCGCAGTGAATCAGTATTGGGCGACCCCATCTTGATCTTGGATGATGTCTTTGCCGAGCTTGATTCAGCACGACGCCAACGTCTAGCCGAAGCAGTTGCCGATTTTGAACAAACATTTATCACCGCTGCCGTCGCAGAAGACGTACCAGAAGCTTTGATGACACAGGTGTTTCACGTGCAACGGGGAACAATTCAAGCCCACACAGGTGATCTCGCATAA
- a CDS encoding DciA family protein — protein sequence MSSEANGPGAADAAGPEETESMALYARLKSQATGTPRAQLSRDAKARRRNAQEHASEMPFSPGRDPKGLDDVLANLTQELGWKAPLAQSDVLTDWPEIVGPDIAARTKVLGITDSTLSVLCESTAWATQLRLMSSEVLTKVINSHPESGITAIRFQGPNAPSWKRGPKSIPGRGPRDTYG from the coding sequence ATGAGCTCTGAAGCCAACGGGCCTGGCGCCGCTGACGCGGCGGGGCCCGAAGAGACAGAATCCATGGCGCTGTATGCCCGGCTGAAGTCCCAAGCAACCGGCACTCCCCGGGCACAGCTTTCCCGGGATGCCAAGGCTAGACGTCGAAATGCGCAAGAGCATGCCAGCGAAATGCCCTTTTCTCCCGGGCGAGACCCCAAAGGACTCGATGACGTCCTGGCAAACCTCACACAAGAACTGGGATGGAAGGCGCCATTAGCCCAATCTGATGTGCTGACAGATTGGCCAGAGATCGTTGGCCCGGATATCGCTGCTCGCACTAAAGTTTTGGGAATTACGGACTCCACACTGTCTGTTTTATGCGAGTCAACAGCCTGGGCTACACAACTGAGATTAATGAGTTCTGAAGTGCTCACGAAGGTAATTAATTCCCACCCCGAATCAGGCATCACCGCTATCCGCTTTCAAGGACCCAACGCCCCAAGCTGGAAACGTGGCCCCAAATCAATTCCAGGGCGTGGTCCTCGCGATACTTACGGCTAA
- the gyrB gene encoding DNA topoisomerase (ATP-hydrolyzing) subunit B — translation MSEESEKPAPDGEYGASNIQVLEGLEAVRKRPGMYIGSTGPRGLHHLVYEIVDNSVDEALAGYCDDIKVFMRKDGSIRVIDNGRGIPVDTHPTEGKSTVEVVLTVLHAGGKFGGGGYAVSGGLHGVGSSVVNALSSHLEVEVKRQGFSYTQSYNIGVPEAPLAKQGPTDETGTTITFWPSADIFETVEFDYETLRARFQQMAFLNKGLRITLIDENQEDGEGNPLTVSYMFENGLMDYVQYLNTIKKNDIVHDEIIYFESEDAEKKISCEIAMQWTTAYSESVHTYANTINTHEGGTHEEGFRAAMTTLVNKYAREKGILKEKDENLSGDDVREGLTAVVSIKLGEPQFEGQTKTKLGNTEAKAFVQRITGDFLGDWFERNPNQAKEIIRKALQAATARMAARKARETARRKGLLEGGGMPGKLKDCASKDPSISEIFMVEGDSAGGSAVQGRNPETQAILPLRGKILNVEKARLDKALANNEVQAMITAFGAGIGEDFNPEKARYHKIVLMADADVDGQHITTLLLTLLFRYMKPLIELGYVYLAQPPLYRLKWSNADHEYVYSDEQRDRQLEAGLAAGKKIPKDNGIQRYKGLGEMDYRELWDTTMNPETRTLLQVTLDDAVAADEIFSTLMGEDVESRRNFIQKNAKDVRFLDI, via the coding sequence ATGTCTGAAGAATCTGAAAAGCCAGCACCAGATGGCGAATATGGCGCCAGTAACATTCAGGTTCTTGAAGGACTCGAAGCAGTTCGTAAACGTCCCGGTATGTACATCGGTTCAACCGGACCCCGAGGCTTACATCACCTGGTCTATGAGATCGTAGACAACTCTGTCGACGAGGCGCTCGCAGGATACTGCGATGACATCAAAGTCTTCATGCGCAAAGACGGCAGCATCCGCGTTATTGACAACGGTCGTGGAATTCCGGTGGATACCCACCCCACCGAAGGTAAGTCCACGGTAGAAGTTGTTCTGACAGTTCTGCACGCCGGTGGAAAGTTCGGCGGCGGCGGATACGCCGTATCCGGTGGTCTCCACGGTGTGGGTAGTTCCGTTGTTAACGCGCTGTCATCTCACCTCGAAGTTGAAGTCAAACGTCAAGGCTTCTCCTACACCCAGAGCTACAACATAGGTGTTCCCGAGGCACCCCTCGCCAAGCAGGGACCAACCGATGAGACCGGAACCACCATCACCTTCTGGCCAAGCGCCGACATATTTGAAACCGTCGAGTTTGATTACGAAACCCTGCGTGCTCGATTCCAGCAGATGGCCTTCCTCAACAAGGGCCTGCGGATCACGCTGATTGATGAAAATCAAGAAGATGGTGAAGGCAACCCACTGACCGTTTCCTACATGTTTGAAAACGGGTTGATGGATTACGTCCAGTACTTGAACACCATCAAGAAGAATGACATCGTTCACGACGAGATCATTTACTTCGAATCCGAAGATGCCGAGAAGAAGATTTCTTGTGAAATCGCCATGCAGTGGACCACTGCTTACAGCGAGAGTGTTCACACCTACGCCAACACCATCAACACACACGAGGGTGGAACACACGAAGAAGGTTTCCGTGCAGCAATGACCACACTGGTCAACAAATATGCACGTGAAAAAGGCATCCTCAAAGAAAAGGATGAAAACCTTTCGGGTGACGATGTCCGTGAAGGATTGACGGCCGTTGTCTCGATCAAGCTCGGAGAACCACAGTTCGAAGGTCAGACAAAGACCAAGCTCGGTAACACCGAAGCGAAAGCATTTGTCCAGCGCATCACCGGTGACTTCCTCGGTGACTGGTTCGAACGCAACCCCAATCAGGCCAAAGAAATTATCCGCAAGGCACTGCAAGCAGCAACAGCACGTATGGCTGCACGCAAAGCCCGCGAAACAGCCAGGCGTAAGGGCTTGCTTGAGGGCGGCGGTATGCCCGGCAAGCTCAAGGACTGCGCGAGCAAAGACCCTTCGATTTCAGAAATCTTCATGGTGGAGGGTGACTCCGCAGGTGGTTCAGCCGTTCAAGGCCGCAACCCTGAAACTCAAGCCATCCTTCCTTTGCGAGGCAAGATCCTCAACGTTGAAAAGGCTCGTCTCGACAAGGCATTGGCGAACAACGAAGTCCAAGCCATGATCACGGCTTTTGGTGCAGGTATCGGTGAAGACTTCAACCCAGAAAAAGCCAGGTATCACAAGATCGTGCTCATGGCTGATGCCGACGTTGACGGTCAGCACATCACTACTTTGCTGCTAACTCTTCTCTTCCGTTACATGAAGCCACTGATTGAGCTCGGATATGTCTACCTTGCACAACCACCGCTGTATCGATTGAAGTGGTCGAACGCTGATCACGAGTATGTGTACTCGGATGAACAGAGAGACCGCCAACTTGAAGCTGGCCTTGCTGCCGGCAAGAAGATTCCCAAGGACAACGGAATCCAGCGCTACAAGGGTCTGGGTGAGATGGACTATCGCGAGTTGTGGGACACCACCATGAACCCCGAAACCCGCACGCTGCTTCAGGTCACTCTGGATGATGCGGTAGCTGCCGACGAAATTTTTTCAACCCTGATGGGTGAAGACGTGGAATCACGTCGAAACTTCATCCAGAAGAATGCAAAGGATGTGCGTTTCCTTGACATCTAA
- the gyrA gene encoding DNA gyrase subunit A, whose amino-acid sequence MTSNDNLVTTDENGENRIQQVDLQLEMQRSYLDYAMSVIVGRALPDVRDGLKPVHRRVIYAMYDGGYRPDKAFSKCARVVGDVMGQFHPHGDSAIYDALVRLVQPWSLRYPLALGQGNFGSAGNDSAAAPRYTETKMAPLALEMVRDIDEETVDFQDNYDGRTQEPSILPSRFPNLLVNGSVGIAVGMATNIPPHNLREVAEGALWALANPDATREELLEALIARIKGPDFPTGAQILGVKGIQDAYRTGRGSITMRAVVNVEELQGRTCLVVTELPYQVNPDNLAIKIAELVKDGKITGIADIRDETSGRTGQRLVIVLKRDAVAKVVLNNLYKQTQLQENFGANMLAIVDGIPRTLSIDGFISNWVEHQIDVIVRRTQFRLRKAEERMHILKGYLAALDALDEVIALIRKSPTVEDARDGLMSFLKIDELQARAILEMQLRRLAALERQKIIDEATELEAQIKEFNAILASPARQREIVSEELTDIVARYGDDRRSEIMPGFDGDMNVEDLIPEEEMVITVTRGGYVKRTRSDNYRSQHRGGRGVKGAQLRADDVVEHFFVTTTHHWLLFFTNTGRVYRAKAYEVQEAGRDAKGQHIANLLALGPDEQVTQILDIRDYQAAKYLALATRDGLIKKTALTEYDTNRTGGIIAIKLREGDELVSALLLEEDSDVLLVSRKGMSIRFTATDEALRPMGRSTSGVTGMKFRGGDSLLSASLVSDSGFVFVVTEGGYAKRTDADQYRTQNRGGLGIKVAKLSEDRGDLVGSLIVGEDDEVLVVLESGKVVRSAVNEVPAKGRDTMGVVFARFEEGDKILAVARNSERNLDSAEEQNEEEVTSGDAVVEEAPNE is encoded by the coding sequence TTGACATCTAACGACAACCTCGTCACCACTGACGAAAACGGAGAAAACCGCATCCAGCAGGTAGACCTGCAGCTGGAAATGCAGCGTTCGTACCTCGATTACGCCATGAGTGTGATCGTGGGCCGCGCACTTCCCGACGTTCGTGACGGGCTCAAGCCTGTTCACCGCCGTGTGATTTATGCGATGTACGACGGCGGCTACCGTCCCGACAAGGCATTCTCCAAGTGTGCCCGTGTTGTTGGTGACGTCATGGGTCAGTTCCACCCACACGGTGACTCAGCAATTTATGACGCACTCGTGCGTCTGGTTCAGCCGTGGTCACTGCGCTACCCACTGGCTCTTGGTCAGGGAAACTTCGGTTCTGCCGGCAACGACTCCGCTGCTGCTCCTCGTTACACCGAAACCAAGATGGCGCCGTTGGCGCTGGAAATGGTTCGGGACATCGACGAAGAAACCGTCGACTTCCAGGACAACTACGACGGCCGCACCCAAGAGCCTTCGATTCTTCCTTCCCGCTTCCCCAACCTGTTGGTTAACGGCTCGGTCGGTATTGCTGTGGGTATGGCCACCAACATTCCTCCCCACAACCTGCGCGAAGTAGCCGAGGGTGCACTGTGGGCTCTAGCTAACCCCGATGCAACCCGTGAAGAACTTCTAGAAGCGCTCATTGCTCGCATCAAGGGACCTGACTTCCCAACCGGAGCCCAGATTTTGGGCGTCAAGGGAATCCAGGACGCTTACCGCACAGGACGTGGATCCATCACGATGCGTGCCGTCGTGAACGTGGAAGAACTACAGGGCCGCACCTGTCTGGTCGTCACCGAACTTCCCTACCAGGTCAACCCCGACAACCTTGCCATCAAGATTGCTGAGCTTGTCAAAGACGGCAAGATCACCGGTATCGCAGATATCCGTGATGAGACCTCGGGTCGTACCGGTCAGCGCCTGGTTATCGTTCTTAAGCGTGATGCGGTAGCGAAGGTTGTTCTCAACAACCTCTACAAGCAGACACAGTTGCAGGAAAACTTTGGCGCGAACATGCTCGCCATCGTGGATGGCATTCCTCGTACCCTCTCTATCGATGGTTTCATCTCCAACTGGGTCGAGCACCAAATTGATGTCATTGTTCGTCGCACGCAGTTCCGACTGCGTAAGGCAGAAGAGCGCATGCACATCCTCAAGGGATACCTTGCAGCATTGGATGCTCTCGATGAAGTGATTGCACTGATTCGCAAGAGCCCCACAGTTGAAGATGCGCGTGATGGACTGATGTCCTTCCTCAAGATTGATGAGCTGCAAGCTCGCGCAATCTTGGAAATGCAGCTTCGTCGTCTGGCAGCCCTCGAACGCCAGAAGATCATTGATGAAGCCACTGAGCTCGAAGCACAAATCAAAGAATTCAACGCAATTCTGGCCAGCCCAGCCCGTCAGCGTGAAATTGTGTCTGAAGAACTCACCGACATTGTTGCCCGCTATGGCGATGACCGCCGTTCAGAAATCATGCCTGGTTTCGATGGCGACATGAATGTGGAAGACCTCATTCCTGAAGAGGAAATGGTCATCACCGTGACCCGTGGTGGTTACGTCAAGCGCACTCGCAGCGACAACTACCGTAGTCAGCACCGCGGCGGTCGAGGTGTGAAGGGCGCGCAGCTTCGCGCAGATGACGTCGTAGAGCACTTCTTCGTGACCACAACCCACCACTGGTTGTTGTTCTTCACCAACACCGGACGCGTATACCGCGCCAAGGCTTACGAAGTTCAAGAAGCAGGCCGCGACGCTAAGGGTCAGCACATTGCTAACTTGCTTGCACTGGGACCAGATGAGCAAGTCACTCAGATTCTGGACATTCGCGACTACCAAGCAGCTAAGTATTTAGCCTTGGCAACGCGCGATGGTTTGATCAAGAAGACGGCGCTGACCGAATACGACACCAACCGCACCGGTGGAATCATTGCTATCAAGCTGCGCGAAGGAGACGAACTTGTCTCGGCACTCCTACTTGAAGAAGACTCCGATGTTCTACTCGTCTCGCGCAAGGGTATGAGCATCCGCTTCACCGCAACCGATGAGGCACTGCGCCCCATGGGACGCTCAACCTCGGGTGTGACCGGCATGAAGTTCCGCGGCGGAGACAGCCTGTTGTCTGCATCGTTGGTATCTGACTCCGGATTCGTTTTTGTGGTGACCGAAGGTGGCTACGCCAAGCGAACTGACGCAGACCAATACCGCACACAAAACCGTGGTGGTCTAGGAATCAAGGTTGCCAAGCTCAGCGAAGACCGCGGAGACTTGGTCGGATCACTCATTGTGGGTGAAGATGATGAGGTTCTTGTCGTTCTTGAATCGGGCAAGGTTGTTCGTTCCGCAGTGAACGAAGTTCCTGCCAAGGGCCGTGACACCATGGGTGTTGTATTTGCCCGATTTGAAGAAGGCGACAAGATTCTTGCCGTCGCACGCAATTCAGA